One part of the Mycolicibacterium aromaticivorans JS19b1 = JCM 16368 genome encodes these proteins:
- a CDS encoding BtpA/SgcQ family protein, translating into MADWVREVFSVQKPVIAMLHLSALPGDPGFDTRAGLTAVVDRAKEELDALQQGGVDGVMISNEFSLPYLTKTEPITAITMARIIGQLLGDISIPYGVNVLWDGRASIDLAVATGAQYVREIFTGVYASDFGLWDTNIGEVARHRTRIGGAGVKLFFNIVPESATYLAQRDLASITRTTVFATLPDAICVSGLTAGAPTDLEALSVVKKSAGTVPVFVNTGVRAENVADQLALADGAIVGTYFKKDGVFENPAERERVAELMANARSAR; encoded by the coding sequence ATGGCCGACTGGGTGCGCGAGGTCTTCTCCGTACAGAAGCCCGTGATCGCGATGCTTCACCTCTCCGCGCTGCCCGGCGACCCCGGATTCGACACCCGCGCCGGGCTCACGGCCGTGGTGGACCGCGCCAAGGAGGAGCTCGACGCGCTTCAGCAGGGCGGCGTCGACGGAGTGATGATCTCGAACGAGTTCAGCCTTCCCTACCTCACAAAGACCGAACCGATCACCGCGATCACCATGGCCCGCATCATCGGTCAGTTGCTCGGCGACATCTCGATTCCCTACGGGGTCAACGTGTTGTGGGACGGTCGCGCATCGATCGACCTCGCCGTCGCCACCGGGGCACAGTACGTCCGGGAGATCTTCACCGGCGTCTACGCCAGCGATTTCGGGTTGTGGGACACCAACATCGGCGAGGTCGCCCGTCACCGCACCCGTATCGGCGGCGCCGGGGTCAAGCTGTTCTTCAACATCGTTCCCGAGTCCGCCACCTACCTCGCTCAGCGCGATCTCGCGTCGATCACCCGCACGACGGTGTTCGCCACACTGCCCGACGCCATTTGTGTGTCGGGCCTGACCGCCGGCGCCCCAACGGATCTCGAGGCACTGTCCGTCGTGAAGAAGTCCGCGGGGACCGTCCCGGTGTTCGTCAACACCGGAGTCAGGGCCGAGAACGTCGCCGACCAGCTGGCCCTCGCCGACGGCGCCATCGTCGGCACGTATTTCAAGAAGGACGGCGTCTTCGAGAACCCGGCTGAGCGCGAACGGGTGGCCGAGCTCATGGCCAATGCCAGGAGCGCCCG
- a CDS encoding ABC transporter substrate-binding protein, whose protein sequence is MKFTTPGLRRAATCLGAIGASALLLSGCAGSGGPEAPSATGSGQVPTDMSGTVNILMENVPDTDIVKSMIPEFNKKYPNIKVSIEPQTYDQIRDKLVASFQPPKATYDLVVVDNVWMKDFVAANWLQPLDSRIDSTADYDYADFFKPLTDIDTVDGKRYAVPFYNYALGYIYSVPDYQKAGLSEPKTLDDLVANSKKLVSGDRAGIAMQPQRGYKVFEEWANFLFAAGGSIYDDSGKYTLDTPEAKKALSAYVDLYNTAAPKNSLNWGFDEAGRSVSSGQSASLVSYNWNLPSLNAPDGTAAKSGVGPFKLTAMPGGVDVLGSWSWAIPQNSGNADAAWAFASWLTSKPVDLERVVKGGAVIRSSSTQDPKVLADGFGADYYSVVKDILSKAKPLSNQTNAEEMIQAVGTELNEAVAGTKSVDDALRDAQAAAEKTRG, encoded by the coding sequence ATGAAGTTCACAACTCCAGGGTTGCGGCGCGCCGCAACGTGTCTGGGCGCCATCGGCGCGTCAGCGCTCCTGCTCTCGGGGTGCGCGGGCAGCGGCGGGCCGGAAGCCCCGTCAGCGACCGGGTCGGGTCAGGTGCCGACCGATATGTCGGGCACCGTCAACATCCTGATGGAGAACGTGCCCGACACCGACATCGTCAAATCGATGATCCCCGAGTTCAACAAGAAGTACCCGAACATCAAGGTGAGCATCGAGCCGCAGACCTACGACCAGATCCGCGACAAGCTGGTCGCGTCCTTCCAACCGCCCAAGGCGACCTATGACCTCGTCGTCGTCGACAACGTCTGGATGAAGGACTTCGTCGCTGCGAACTGGTTGCAGCCGTTGGATTCTCGCATCGACTCGACCGCCGACTACGACTATGCGGACTTCTTCAAGCCGCTCACCGACATCGACACCGTCGACGGCAAGCGGTACGCGGTACCGTTCTACAACTATGCGCTCGGTTACATCTACAGCGTGCCGGACTACCAGAAGGCGGGCCTGAGCGAACCCAAGACCCTCGACGACCTGGTGGCGAACTCCAAGAAGCTGGTCTCCGGTGATCGGGCCGGCATCGCCATGCAGCCGCAGCGGGGCTACAAGGTGTTCGAGGAATGGGCCAACTTCCTGTTCGCCGCGGGTGGTTCCATCTACGACGACTCGGGCAAGTACACCCTCGACACCCCCGAGGCCAAGAAGGCGCTGTCGGCCTACGTCGACCTGTACAACACCGCCGCCCCGAAGAACAGCCTCAACTGGGGCTTCGACGAGGCCGGCCGGTCGGTGTCCAGCGGGCAGTCGGCGTCCCTGGTCAGTTACAACTGGAACCTGCCGTCGCTGAACGCCCCGGACGGAACGGCCGCCAAGTCCGGCGTCGGTCCGTTCAAGCTGACCGCCATGCCCGGTGGCGTCGACGTGCTGGGCTCGTGGAGCTGGGCGATCCCGCAGAACTCCGGGAACGCCGACGCCGCCTGGGCATTCGCCTCCTGGCTGACGTCCAAGCCGGTCGACCTCGAGCGGGTCGTCAAGGGCGGCGCGGTCATTCGCAGCAGCAGCACGCAGGATCCCAAGGTGCTCGCCGACGGATTCGGTGCCGACTATTACTCGGTGGTCAAGGACATCCTGTCGAAGGCCAAGCCGCTGAGTAACCAGACCAACGCCGAGGAGATGATCCAGGCCGTCGGAACGGAATTGAACGAGGCCGTGGCCGGCACCAAGAGCGTCGACGACGCGCTGCGCGATGCGCAGGCCGCCGCCGAGAAGACCCGAGGCTGA
- a CDS encoding carbohydrate ABC transporter permease: MTRFKYGMLSPLLALFVAVVGFPLFYALYLSATDYKLTDRRAPRFVGLTNYVNTLTNPDFWQAFGTTATYVLVAVVLELVIGLVLAMALQRQKWARDVTRAMLLAPMFITPVAVGLTFRFLLNDQLGAIPFVLKKFGVDIDFLGSGHALYTLALIDVWQWTPFMVLLLLAGLESIPKQPLEAARVDGAPPWYVFWRVILPLLRPVLAVAVLLRALDAMKVFEYVYATTKGGPGTETQTLQYYTYQTGVQFFRLGSAASMAFVVLAVVLTAVVITFRLLERNRDA; the protein is encoded by the coding sequence ATGACCAGATTCAAATACGGGATGTTGAGCCCGCTGCTGGCGCTGTTCGTCGCGGTCGTCGGATTCCCACTGTTCTACGCGCTCTACCTCAGCGCCACCGACTACAAGCTCACCGATCGGCGCGCACCCCGGTTCGTCGGACTGACGAACTACGTCAACACCCTCACCAACCCCGATTTCTGGCAGGCATTCGGAACCACCGCCACCTACGTCCTGGTGGCGGTGGTACTCGAACTGGTCATCGGCCTGGTGCTGGCGATGGCGCTGCAGCGCCAGAAGTGGGCTCGGGATGTCACCCGCGCGATGCTGCTGGCGCCCATGTTCATCACGCCGGTCGCCGTCGGTCTGACGTTCCGGTTCCTGCTCAACGACCAACTCGGTGCCATCCCGTTCGTGCTCAAGAAGTTCGGTGTGGACATCGATTTCCTGGGCTCGGGTCATGCGCTCTACACGTTGGCCCTCATCGACGTCTGGCAGTGGACTCCGTTCATGGTGTTGCTCTTGCTGGCCGGCCTGGAATCGATCCCCAAACAGCCGCTGGAGGCGGCCCGCGTCGACGGCGCGCCGCCCTGGTATGTGTTCTGGCGGGTCATCCTGCCGCTGCTGCGGCCCGTGCTGGCCGTCGCGGTGCTGCTGCGGGCGCTCGATGCGATGAAGGTCTTCGAGTACGTCTACGCCACCACCAAAGGTGGACCCGGTACCGAAACCCAGACACTGCAGTACTACACGTATCAGACCGGCGTGCAGTTCTTCCGGCTCGGCAGCGCGGCCTCGATGGCGTTCGTGGTGCTCGCCGTGGTGCTGACCGCGGTTGTGATCACCTTCCGGCTGCTGGAGAGGAACCGCGACGCATGA
- a CDS encoding FGGY-family carbohydrate kinase, producing MSGYTIGVDIGTTGTKTVLLDTGGGIVSQTSRESTLFSDRPGWAEADPEQWLANVISSLTEVVDAARIAPSDIKAIATTGMVPAVIAIDAAGRPLRRAILQNDARAADEIRTLATALADIDLVGLTGAALTQQSVAPTALWLERNEPDIVARTACFVGSYDWLLVALGAPAHVEKNWALESGLFTIDGEPVGSVMTAAGVDPALLPPVRSPGDVAGGLSSEMAERTGLRAGTPLVVGGADHVLSAFAAGVEEHGDWLVKLGGAGDILVASDDPVVDRRLYLDAHPVPGRWLPNGCMATSGSLIRWFQSLVGGEDLLNLDREAQHRRPADVLCLPYFLGEKSPLHDPDLRGVYAGLHLGTTRADMYRATLEAIAFGFRHHVEVFRELGIELGRASITNGGSKSTLWKQIHAEVLGVPVHPIVDHPGASLGAALIAAVGVGALAGWDQCRQFVRLGEPVVPDPANVAVYDAAYQEWRDLATATTAISHTLAERTRQ from the coding sequence GTGAGCGGCTACACCATCGGCGTGGACATCGGCACGACCGGCACCAAGACGGTGCTGCTGGACACCGGCGGTGGAATCGTCTCGCAAACCAGCCGTGAATCAACACTTTTCAGTGACCGGCCCGGCTGGGCCGAGGCGGATCCGGAGCAGTGGCTGGCCAATGTGATCAGTTCGCTCACCGAGGTCGTCGACGCCGCCCGGATCGCACCGTCCGACATCAAAGCCATCGCGACCACGGGCATGGTGCCCGCCGTCATCGCCATCGATGCCGCGGGCCGACCATTGCGCCGGGCAATCCTGCAGAACGACGCCCGGGCCGCTGATGAGATCCGCACCTTGGCAACGGCCCTGGCCGATATCGACCTCGTCGGATTGACCGGTGCCGCACTGACCCAGCAGTCGGTGGCGCCCACCGCGCTCTGGCTGGAACGCAACGAACCTGACATCGTCGCGCGGACAGCTTGTTTCGTCGGCTCCTACGACTGGCTGCTGGTCGCCCTTGGGGCCCCTGCCCACGTCGAGAAGAATTGGGCGCTGGAGTCCGGCCTGTTCACCATCGACGGGGAACCGGTCGGCTCGGTGATGACCGCCGCCGGTGTCGATCCCGCGCTCCTGCCGCCCGTGCGGTCGCCCGGAGACGTTGCCGGCGGACTCAGCTCCGAGATGGCCGAACGCACCGGTCTGCGCGCGGGCACCCCTCTGGTCGTCGGTGGTGCCGACCATGTGTTGTCGGCCTTCGCCGCGGGCGTCGAAGAACACGGCGACTGGTTGGTAAAGCTGGGGGGAGCCGGTGACATCCTGGTGGCCAGTGACGATCCCGTCGTCGACCGACGCCTCTATCTGGATGCCCATCCGGTGCCCGGCCGGTGGCTGCCCAATGGCTGCATGGCCACCAGCGGCAGCCTGATCCGCTGGTTCCAAAGCCTCGTCGGCGGCGAGGATCTGCTGAACCTGGACCGCGAAGCGCAGCACCGGCGTCCCGCCGACGTCCTCTGCCTCCCGTACTTCCTCGGCGAGAAGAGCCCGCTGCACGACCCGGACCTGCGCGGTGTCTACGCCGGTCTGCATCTGGGCACCACGCGCGCCGACATGTACCGCGCGACTCTGGAGGCCATCGCCTTCGGCTTCCGCCACCACGTCGAGGTGTTCCGCGAGCTGGGCATCGAACTCGGCCGCGCGTCGATCACCAACGGCGGCAGCAAGTCCACCCTCTGGAAGCAGATCCACGCCGAAGTCCTCGGCGTGCCGGTGCATCCCATCGTCGACCATCCCGGCGCCTCACTGGGAGCCGCGCTGATCGCCGCGGTCGGTGTCGGAGCGCTGGCGGGATGGGACCAGTGCCGACAGTTCGTCCGGCTCGGCGAACCCGTGGTGCCCGACCCCGCCAATGTCGCGGTCTACGACGCCGCATACCAGGAATGGCGCGACCTGGCCACAGCCACCACCGCCATCTCGCACACGCTAGCTGAAAGGACTCGTCAATGA
- a CDS encoding DeoR/GlpR family DNA-binding transcription regulator — MSAKTRRAQIEQRVLDEGEIEYASLAQEYGVSEMTIRRDVDALEASGLVRRITGGAIKAYQKAEEPSFESRASRSATEKMHIAEAAVELLEPGETVILDSGSTVLAVARAIRGRRLGLTIVTPSLLAAIELADEPDTTIIVTGGQLRPGELSLIGFETEAVYRMYNCDTYIMGVAGVDPVRGLTDYHRVEGSAKRAAAGAADRIIVVADESKLGRVQLLTVAPLSAAGHIVTDSPADHPTLVAARNLGVEVLCVDRDGKPGDRVLDEAL; from the coding sequence GTGTCAGCCAAGACGCGGCGTGCGCAAATAGAGCAGCGGGTCCTCGACGAGGGTGAGATCGAATACGCCTCGTTGGCACAGGAGTACGGCGTCTCCGAGATGACGATCCGACGAGACGTCGACGCGTTGGAGGCATCCGGTCTGGTCCGTCGCATCACCGGTGGTGCGATAAAGGCCTATCAGAAGGCCGAAGAACCATCCTTCGAGAGCCGAGCGTCGAGATCGGCCACCGAGAAGATGCACATCGCCGAGGCGGCGGTCGAACTCCTCGAGCCGGGCGAGACCGTCATCCTCGACAGCGGCAGCACGGTGCTGGCGGTGGCCCGCGCCATCCGCGGCCGCCGGCTGGGACTCACCATTGTGACGCCGAGCCTGCTGGCCGCCATTGAGCTCGCGGACGAACCGGACACCACGATCATCGTCACCGGGGGACAACTTCGCCCCGGCGAGCTCAGCCTGATCGGCTTCGAAACCGAAGCGGTCTACCGGATGTACAACTGCGACACCTACATCATGGGTGTCGCCGGCGTCGATCCCGTCCGCGGCCTGACCGACTATCACCGGGTCGAGGGCAGCGCCAAGCGTGCGGCCGCCGGCGCCGCAGACCGCATCATCGTCGTCGCCGATGAGTCCAAACTCGGCCGGGTGCAGCTGTTGACCGTTGCCCCGCTGAGTGCGGCGGGCCACATCGTCACCGACAGTCCTGCTGACCACCCCACCCTGGTGGCAGCCCGCAACCTCGGTGTTGAGGTGCTCTGCGTGGATCGAGACGGCAAGCCCGGCGACCGCGTCCTGGACGAAGCCCTGTGA
- a CDS encoding ABC transporter ATP-binding protein: protein MATVTFSGVNKAYGDARIVCDLDLEMADGSFTVLVGPSGCGKSTSLRMLAGLEPVTAGTIRIGDKDVTALEPKDRDIAMVFQNYALYPHLTVEQNIAFPLRAKKVAKKEARDRAAVVAETLGLTGALSRKPKDLSGGQQQRVAIGRAIIREPAVFLFDEPLSNLDAKLRVETRTELLRIQRRLGITSLYVTHDQEEAMTLSDRMVVMNEGRIAQQGAPLEVYNKPANTFVAGFVGSPKMNLVPGVLDGGVFRSSDGLALPVGDVARHSEPVTAGFRPEHLVLHRPDGDNDAPLGSIGRVALIEHLGPRAIVAVEASGCTLVSVLDIAQLGDLAEGARVAMSVRDGGLHVFDKTTGARIES, encoded by the coding sequence ATGGCTACAGTCACTTTCAGTGGTGTGAACAAGGCCTACGGTGATGCTCGCATCGTCTGTGACCTCGATCTCGAGATGGCAGACGGGTCGTTCACGGTATTGGTGGGTCCGTCGGGATGCGGCAAGTCGACGTCGCTTCGGATGCTGGCCGGCTTGGAGCCAGTCACCGCGGGGACCATCCGGATCGGCGACAAGGACGTCACCGCGCTGGAACCGAAAGACCGCGACATCGCGATGGTCTTCCAGAACTACGCGTTGTATCCGCACCTGACCGTCGAGCAGAACATCGCGTTTCCGCTGCGCGCCAAGAAGGTTGCCAAGAAGGAAGCCCGCGATCGTGCCGCGGTCGTCGCCGAGACACTGGGCCTCACCGGTGCGCTGTCGCGAAAGCCCAAGGACCTCAGCGGCGGTCAGCAGCAGCGCGTCGCGATCGGCCGGGCGATCATCCGGGAACCTGCGGTGTTTCTGTTCGACGAGCCGTTGAGCAACCTGGATGCCAAGCTCCGCGTCGAAACCCGCACCGAGCTGTTGCGCATCCAGCGCCGGCTGGGCATCACCTCGCTGTACGTGACCCACGATCAGGAAGAGGCGATGACCCTCTCGGACCGCATGGTCGTGATGAACGAAGGGCGCATCGCCCAGCAGGGCGCCCCGTTGGAGGTGTACAACAAGCCGGCCAACACCTTCGTCGCCGGGTTCGTCGGGAGCCCCAAGATGAACCTGGTGCCCGGCGTGCTCGACGGCGGGGTGTTCCGCTCGTCCGACGGCCTGGCACTGCCGGTCGGAGATGTCGCCCGGCACTCGGAGCCGGTGACCGCCGGCTTCCGTCCAGAGCATCTCGTGCTGCACCGACCCGACGGCGACAACGACGCGCCGCTCGGCTCCATCGGCCGAGTTGCCCTGATCGAGCATCTCGGCCCGCGTGCGATCGTCGCCGTCGAGGCGTCCGGCTGCACGCTGGTCAGCGTTCTCGACATCGCGCAGCTCGGTGATCTCGCCGAAGGCGCGCGGGTGGCGATGTCGGTCCGCGACGGCGGACTGCACGTGTTCGACAAAACCACCGGCGCTCGCATCGAGTCGTGA
- a CDS encoding carbohydrate ABC transporter permease: MPIAWIILASFKSPVQLNDPALILFSPDLDSWRSVLSSGILDAAARSFFVAFISVAISLVVGCMGAYAITTYRAGGTVTRFGLLAAQMIPPAVLVFPFLTMAYALRLQDSLVPVIFAHLSFVAPVVTWFLIGFFEAVPKSIEEQARVDGFGRFRAFLLVVLPQVLPGIGASAIFGFTLSWNDMFYGLILAPGNAKILPVAIAGFNTFRGVQIGSMCAAILIAVVPVVIASFFVQRRLVQGISGGAVKT, encoded by the coding sequence ATGCCGATAGCATGGATCATCTTGGCGAGCTTCAAATCTCCTGTGCAGCTCAATGATCCGGCTCTCATCCTGTTCAGCCCAGATCTGGACAGCTGGCGGTCGGTGCTGTCCTCCGGCATTCTCGACGCGGCGGCACGCAGTTTCTTCGTCGCTTTCATCAGCGTGGCGATCAGCCTCGTGGTCGGCTGCATGGGTGCCTACGCGATCACCACGTACCGGGCCGGCGGCACTGTCACCCGATTCGGACTGCTTGCCGCGCAGATGATTCCGCCGGCCGTGCTGGTGTTTCCGTTCCTGACCATGGCGTATGCGCTGCGCCTGCAGGACAGCCTGGTGCCGGTGATCTTCGCGCACCTGAGCTTCGTCGCGCCGGTGGTGACGTGGTTTCTCATCGGCTTCTTCGAGGCGGTGCCGAAGTCCATCGAAGAGCAGGCCCGCGTCGACGGTTTCGGCCGGTTCCGGGCGTTCCTGCTGGTCGTCTTGCCTCAGGTGTTGCCGGGTATCGGGGCATCGGCGATCTTCGGCTTCACGTTGTCGTGGAACGACATGTTCTACGGCCTGATCCTGGCGCCGGGCAACGCCAAGATCCTGCCGGTGGCGATCGCCGGGTTCAACACCTTCCGCGGAGTGCAGATCGGGTCGATGTGCGCGGCGATCTTGATCGCCGTCGTCCCGGTTGTCATCGCGAGCTTCTTTGTTCAGCGCCGCCTGGTCCAGGGCATCAGCGGTGGCGCGGTCAAGACCTAG
- a CDS encoding SDR family NAD(P)-dependent oxidoreductase produces the protein MSKTVVVTGAGSGIGKAIATVAAQRDWRVVVTDIDLDAATAVAAGLDDPAGLGHEATQLDVTDPAQAAMVADDIADRLGLDAWMSNAGISFMVPFLDVSLDNYDLTMDINLKGVFICGQAAARAMVRTGRRGTIVNTASMAGKQGRVPYLSDYVASKHGVVGLTQAMAYELAEHGITVNCVCPGFVATPMQSRELDWEAQLRGTTPDKVKQMWIDDTPLGRLQQPEDVAYTVAFLLSDDARFITGEALAVNGGAYMD, from the coding sequence ATGAGCAAGACCGTGGTCGTCACCGGAGCCGGATCGGGAATCGGCAAGGCGATCGCTACCGTTGCCGCCCAACGTGATTGGCGGGTGGTCGTCACCGACATCGATCTCGACGCCGCCACCGCCGTCGCCGCCGGGCTGGACGACCCGGCAGGCCTGGGCCATGAAGCCACCCAGCTCGATGTCACCGACCCGGCGCAGGCCGCGATGGTCGCCGACGACATCGCCGACCGGTTGGGGCTGGACGCGTGGATGAGCAACGCCGGCATCTCGTTCATGGTGCCGTTCCTCGACGTGTCGCTGGACAACTACGACCTGACGATGGACATCAACCTCAAGGGGGTGTTCATCTGCGGTCAGGCGGCGGCCCGCGCGATGGTTCGCACCGGGCGCCGCGGGACGATCGTCAACACCGCGTCGATGGCGGGCAAGCAAGGCCGGGTGCCGTATCTGTCCGACTACGTCGCCTCCAAGCACGGCGTGGTCGGCCTGACCCAGGCGATGGCATACGAACTCGCCGAGCACGGCATCACCGTCAACTGCGTGTGCCCCGGATTCGTGGCCACGCCGATGCAGTCGCGCGAATTGGACTGGGAGGCGCAGCTTCGCGGAACCACGCCCGACAAGGTCAAGCAGATGTGGATCGACGACACACCGCTGGGCCGTTTACAGCAGCCGGAGGACGTCGCCTACACCGTCGCCTTCCTGCTCTCCGATGACGCCCGGTTCATCACCGGCGAAGCGCTGGCCGTCAACGGCGGCGCCTACATGGATTAG